CTAGATATTTTCGGCTACTAACACCTGTTAGACCATCCACGGAAGAATCAAACATTAGTTTTAATGAATCCTCTGCTTGCTTTGCCGTTTGGTGCCAACGATCCTGTTCGTAGGACTGTAATTTTCGTGTTAACTTATTAAGGGCACTTTCTAGCCCAAACAGCTTGTTAATTACTTCTGTCAACTTGTTGGGTACTACAGTTTTTCCTGTTACAAGTGCTGTAATCTGTTTATCGAGTTGCTTTTGATAATAGAAGGCACAACAAAAGAGGGCAGAAAAACAGACGAACCAGAGTATGTGAACCACCAACCCAACACTAGGGATATTTAAATATGCAGCTACTACACCAAGCAACAAAAGCACCATTGGTATAATAGCAATTACTCCTATCCTCAAATAGCCACCCCCTAATACTTGATGTTTTCTTGCACTGTCTTAACAATATTCTCATGGCCGCGAATAGTTTCTATATCTCCATCGTTGTTAATTACCAAAGCAGGAACAGGCCCCATATACTGTGTTGCTAATACTTCTCCTTGGTATCCTTTTTCTTGTAGGTATTCCTTACAGGTATCTCCCCCACTGTGCATTGGTTGCCAGTATTGCCCTTTGGGATCTAGCTGCACTAACGAGTCAACCACATCACCACAAGGCCCACAGTTAGGGTTATATATCAATACCGGTTTGTCTTGGGCTATTTCTATGACGCTTTGTTCTAGCGTCTGGGCATAATCTGTCTGAGTATGGTCAGTGCTTGAAGCATCACCAATCCCCACAGGGGTTGCTAATACAACTACAAAAAACATTATAGCAGTCATGGCACCTGACAATACCATGGATGGAATTTTGTTTTTGCCCCTTTGAACTAATGAGATACATATAACAGCCCCCAAAATCAGTATGTCTGCTTTAAGGCATACCTCACAAAGATACTTAAATGCAGCCTGCATCACCAGGGAGGTAGAAATTAAAGCTATCCCCCCGGCAAGTGCCCATATGGAGTGTCTTGTTAAAGCCAATGCCCCACATATGATGCAGGCTAATACTGCAAGCAGAGTAATTACATCTATACTACCTTGTGTGGCTAGGTAAATTCCTGCCGATAAAAACACAAGAGAACCAGGTAACTTCTTCAATTTATCAACTCCTTATTCATTACAATAACTACTAGGTGGCCTACTCCACTTACCGGTTGACAGGTCTCTGTAGTAGGTTCTACCTTGTGAACAGGTAGACGTTTCAATGTAGGAAAAATCCGTATCTGGTGCAATGGTTTTAAAGACATCCATCATCACGGTTTTTACCTTGCCCTGTGCTCTTACAATCACAGAAGGGTAGTATGGATTACCACGGTTAGTATCTCTTAGGTAACTAGCGTTTACAGTGATAAAAGCACTGCCACCTGTCGATATATCCATTTCCTTTGGTCGGTTTATTTCAAATAAGGTGTTGGCAGCCATGTATACATCGGCACCGTTGTTTTTATAGTTCACCCACCGATCAAGTATTTTCATGCCGTTACAACCACAAGAACAACAGTAGTTTTGCCATCCATTGTTGTCAAGCAAGTCTGCTTCTTTACCTACTACAGTAAAGGGATCACCACAATCAACACAACAAGGACTGCATCCAGACTCATCACAACAAGAACTTTTCCTACTCCCGGGATCTATCTCCAACCTTACATACCGATCAACACTTTTAGCCCCAGCCAGTGAAGCGGCGTCGCTTGCCACTTGAAGTTTTTCTTTGGCAATATTGGCCCTGCCAAAGTCTGTAACCACTGCAATCAAGGCCAAGAAGATAAATATCACCGCAGCGGTTATAGGTAAAATACTGCCCCTTTCGTCATTTAACAAGTTCTTTTTACTCAACATCCCACCACCCAAAAGTAGCTTTATATCGCAATTTTTTATCATCCAACGCTTCCCCGCCGACCACTGTTGGGAACATCCTAGAAAACGGTGATGAAGTATATTCCACGTCACAGTCAATTAATTGGCGTGAACCAAAACTGTATGTGTTAAGGTTTATATTTAACTTGTTGGTATCTAACCCCCATACCCAAGCTGACTGCTGTGCTTTGCTGTAACCATCATTTAGATTACCTGTTACAGCTGCTTGCCTTGCCCCATCCCTTGCCACCTTTGGTATCGCTGACATATCCGCAACTCGTAGGCCAACATTAATTAAAAAAACATACAGCAAAAGCAGAATAATAATACTGGCTGCAAACTCCAGCATTATTACACCTTCTTCATCTTTAACGATATTCGTGCGAGTGCGTAAATTTGTGTTCACCGGGTGCCACCGCCTCCTTTGTTATAGTAACCTTTCCTGACCATTTAGGGCTACTGGGGTCAAGCATCTTGGTTACGCCAGGGAAGAAAGTCGCCATTTCTGTGCTTACCCGAGCTGTAGGTTGTTGACCGTTCCAGTAGACACGAACATCTTTAATTTGAGATGCTACCATCGTATTATTAAGGTGGTTTCTAGCAATGTTTTCCGCTTGGGATGAATTATTTGTTGTAGCTAAATATACTACTGCATGTCGTGCGGCTCTATCGGTCTGGTAGCTGTTATATAGCCACAAGCCGTGAATAAGAAATATACACAGAACTGCCAAATATATGCAAAAAACCAAAGCAAACTCTACCAATGCCTGTCCTTTTTGATCCTTAATAAGATTTTTCATAATTCACCTCCTATAAAACAAAAAACCCACTGTTAGGTTACTAACAGTGGGCTAGTGAACTATAGGCCAACTCTAATTTTTCCGTCGGTTTCGGGTAAATCCATCTTCTTAACAGTAATTGTAACACTATCTTTATTATCTTGCGGATATACGTCTGTCCATGAATCATTTGCTGGCCATGCTTCAGCATTTATGGTGTATGTTCCTGGGCCTGCATTGAAATTATATGGATACTGCTTAATCTCTTTAGGGCCTAGATTAAGAGTGTGTACTTTCGGGCCTCCCGGTCCATTAATCGTAACCTTTACTGGCAGTGTGCCAGGGAAGTTATCTTTACGCCTAACTGTCACTGTTGATTCTACAAGAACGCTGTTGTCTGGAATTACCCAATTAGTTTTTAGAGGGCGTATTTTGATAGCTATATCATAGGCTGCAGGAGCAAACTTTTCTGTGATTTTATTATCTTCATAAGTTGTTTCGGGATATTTTCTGGCATTCGGCTCTATGTTTATTGCGCCTACCAACTCTACACTATTACTCTCTGCAGTCCAAGAATAAGAAAGGGTTTTCTCCTGGCCGGGTTCTAAATCTATAAAGTAACATTCTACACCCCGGTATTTGTTTTTAGTCAGTTCCATACCGTTTTCGTCTACCAACGAACTCACTAATTTATTGTTTACATATACGCCGATGGGTATAAAACCTGCTCCTAATGCTGGATGTTCATTTTTAACCTTAAAAGAGCCAAGATAGGTTTTGCCTTTTTCTATCTGTGCCCCTTCTTCTACGCCTGATTGTAACTCAACAGCTACCAAGTTAAAGGGTACAGATTTCCATGCCTTTACCCCGTCCTGAGTAGTAACAACCATCCAGTCGTAGGCAAGGGAAATTTCACCTGTAACTCCTGCGCCGTAATTATCGGTATTGTTAGCACTGGCTATGGGAAACCCGTGATACTTAACCCCTACAAAGGGGTCTATAGCTGAAAGCCAACCGTTTCCAACACCCTCAAAAACAGTTGCACCGCCGGTACTGGGTATTCGCCATACTGCCGGGGCGGTCATGGCTCTTGAATCAAACTGTACCGTCCAGTTAGTCTGATGAGTATTTCTGTCTATCGCAAGAATTTTTCCTCTCTGCCCAGGTTGGCCTACTGCTGGGAAATAGACGGTGTTCCCTGTAAGGGCAGGAGAACGGTTAGAGAATATGCCTTTATTATCTGCGTTTACCCAGAACTCCCCTGTTACAACATTTAAACCATATACTCTACTTTGGCAGTCTCCAAAGTACAGCCAATCTCCATCAACAGCGAAACTAGCTACTAGACCAGAAGATAGAGTATGTCTTTTGTATGCATTATGAGATTTTAAAACTACCTTACCATTTTCTTCAGCCAAGATATCATCTAGCCTATATAGCCTTAGTTCCCCACTGTTTTGGCCCTGATCCAGCCCGACTGCAAAGCCTTGACCGTTTAATATGGGTGCTGGGCTAGAGGATGTTCTACCGGAACCCAAGCTAATATACAAATTATTGGCCTTGCTTTGATCCAGCATGTCTGTGGCAAGGCGAACTTCTGCGCTGTTACCTGCTGTGTATACTACAACCTCATGACCTCTCCAATTAAGAACCAGCGGGGCAGAAACGATATCTGATGCCCGAAGGTCTTCAAAGTGAAATACCTTTTTAGCGTTATCAAAGTCCGTAATATCTATTACGTCAATATAGCTTTTACTACCTGAGCGTTCAGTTCCGATATATACATATTTTTTCCCGT
The window above is part of the Desulfofalx alkaliphila DSM 12257 genome. Proteins encoded here:
- a CDS encoding Tad domain-containing protein, translating into MSKKNLLNDERGSILPITAAVIFIFLALIAVVTDFGRANIAKEKLQVASDAASLAGAKSVDRYVRLEIDPGSRKSSCCDESGCSPCCVDCGDPFTVVGKEADLLDNNGWQNYCCSCGCNGMKILDRWVNYKNNGADVYMAANTLFEINRPKEMDISTGGSAFITVNASYLRDTNRGNPYYPSVIVRAQGKVKTVMMDVFKTIAPDTDFSYIETSTCSQGRTYYRDLSTGKWSRPPSSYCNE
- a CDS encoding TadE/TadG family type IV pilus assembly protein; translated protein: MNTNLRTRTNIVKDEEGVIMLEFAASIIILLLLYVFLINVGLRVADMSAIPKVARDGARQAAVTGNLNDGYSKAQQSAWVWGLDTNKLNINLNTYSFGSRQLIDCDVEYTSSPFSRMFPTVVGGEALDDKKLRYKATFGWWDVE
- a CDS encoding TadE/TadG family type IV pilus assembly protein, whose product is MKNLIKDQKGQALVEFALVFCIYLAVLCIFLIHGLWLYNSYQTDRAARHAVVYLATTNNSSQAENIARNHLNNTMVASQIKDVRVYWNGQQPTARVSTEMATFFPGVTKMLDPSSPKWSGKVTITKEAVAPGEHKFTHSHEYR
- a CDS encoding PQQ-binding-like beta-propeller repeat protein, with protein sequence VGEGTVPVLWAAWEDNCGVSYSQPLILKGWGNYSGQTIAVVSAGKELRGYLMKEPDFSNNFQPNPPIWKVPLHGDKVTKSHPTLVEKDGKKYVYIGTERSGSKSYIDVIDITDFDNAKKVFHFEDLRASDIVSAPLVLNWRGHEVVVYTAGNSAEVRLATDMLDQSKANNLYISLGSGRTSSSPAPILNGQGFAVGLDQGQNSGELRLYRLDDILAEENGKVVLKSHNAYKRHTLSSGLVASFAVDGDWLYFGDCQSRVYGLNVVTGEFWVNADNKGIFSNRSPALTGNTVYFPAVGQPGQRGKILAIDRNTHQTNWTVQFDSRAMTAPAVWRIPSTGGATVFEGVGNGWLSAIDPFVGVKYHGFPIASANNTDNYGAGVTGEISLAYDWMVVTTQDGVKAWKSVPFNLVAVELQSGVEEGAQIEKGKTYLGSFKVKNEHPALGAGFIPIGVYVNNKLVSSLVDENGMELTKNKYRGVECYFIDLEPGQEKTLSYSWTAESNSVELVGAINIEPNARKYPETTYEDNKITEKFAPAAYDIAIKIRPLKTNWVIPDNSVLVESTVTVRRKDNFPGTLPVKVTINGPGGPKVHTLNLGPKEIKQYPYNFNAGPGTYTINAEAWPANDSWTDVYPQDNKDSVTITVKKMDLPETDGKIRVGL